A single genomic interval of Adhaeribacter pallidiroseus harbors:
- a CDS encoding TetR/AcrR family transcriptional regulator, translating to MSNVLKINLNHKSYLRDPEQTTLGQKIIAASIKLIDQIGFEEFTFKKLAAEMNSTEASVYRYFENKHKLLIYLVSWYWVWLDYQISFQTNNISDPAQRLRIIIQTLTTANKDSLQTNYLDEAALHRIVIVDAPKAYLTKEVDADNKEGLFLEYKGLCKKIAAIIQELAPGYPYPHALTSTMMEATHQQTYFAEHLPSLTDIRPNADDKTSVADFLEQLVFAAIGYLK from the coding sequence ATGAGTAACGTCTTAAAAATTAATCTTAACCATAAATCGTATCTCCGCGATCCGGAGCAAACCACGCTGGGTCAGAAAATTATTGCGGCTAGTATTAAGCTCATCGACCAGATTGGCTTTGAAGAATTTACCTTTAAAAAATTAGCTGCTGAGATGAATTCCACCGAGGCTTCCGTGTACCGGTATTTTGAGAATAAGCATAAGCTACTTATTTACCTGGTATCGTGGTATTGGGTATGGCTAGACTACCAGATTTCTTTTCAAACAAATAATATTTCGGATCCGGCTCAGCGGCTGCGCATCATCATCCAAACCTTAACAACGGCAAACAAAGACAGTCTGCAAACTAATTACCTAGACGAAGCTGCGCTGCACCGCATTGTGATTGTTGATGCGCCTAAAGCTTACTTAACAAAAGAGGTAGACGCTGATAACAAGGAAGGCCTTTTTTTAGAATATAAAGGCTTATGCAAAAAAATTGCGGCGATTATTCAGGAGCTGGCGCCTGGATACCCCTATCCGCATGCACTTACCAGCACCATGATGGAGGCTACCCACCAGCAAACGTATTTTGCCGAACACCTGCCGTCGCTCACCGATATTCGCCCGAACGCGGATGATAAAACCTCGGTGGCTGATTTTCTGGAACAGTTGGTTTTTGCCGCCATTGGCTACCTTAAATAG
- a CDS encoding Pycsar system effector family protein, whose translation METALIVNKDQELIQKASNYVQLLFKDRLSKKHVYHNYRHTAEITQEAILLADDCQLPEPDKEILLLAAWFHDTGYIDTYQGHEEKSAEIAVTFLQQQNYPPAQIQRVKNCILATKAGSKPANLIEEILADADISNIGRKTFFPNAELLRAEWEIFLDKFYTDAEWAQYQLDFLQATQFRTEAAQRCYNDQLAKNLEEQQALLTVSAKKEKKEEKKKRKTFAQPKRGIETMFQSTYSNHMNLSSIADNKANMMISLNAIIMSVIITYLGAKTSVIGTEFTRNPILMIPVGILLITTLGSVVSAIMSAQPEVTSFNIKPNKVQSKKVNLLFFGNFTKLPLEDFQAGMYDLMREKDALYTNMITDIYYLGDVLAKKYRLLRISYTIFMIGLILTVIAFVIAISR comes from the coding sequence ATGGAAACAGCATTAATTGTAAATAAAGACCAAGAACTTATTCAAAAAGCGAGCAACTATGTACAATTGCTTTTTAAAGATCGGCTTTCTAAAAAGCACGTTTATCATAATTACCGCCATACGGCCGAAATAACCCAAGAGGCCATTTTATTAGCCGATGATTGCCAATTGCCGGAACCAGATAAAGAAATTCTTTTACTAGCCGCCTGGTTTCATGACACGGGCTATATTGATACGTACCAGGGACACGAAGAAAAGAGCGCCGAAATAGCGGTAACTTTTTTACAGCAACAAAATTACCCTCCGGCTCAGATTCAGCGGGTAAAGAATTGTATTTTAGCTACCAAAGCGGGCAGCAAACCTGCCAATTTAATCGAAGAAATTTTAGCCGATGCCGATATATCGAACATCGGCCGCAAAACTTTTTTCCCGAATGCCGAGTTGCTCCGGGCCGAGTGGGAAATATTTCTGGATAAATTTTACACTGATGCCGAATGGGCCCAATATCAACTGGATTTTTTACAGGCCACGCAGTTCCGGACGGAAGCCGCGCAACGCTGCTACAACGACCAGTTGGCTAAAAACTTGGAAGAACAACAAGCTTTACTGACCGTTAGCGCCAAAAAAGAAAAAAAAGAAGAAAAGAAAAAACGAAAAACGTTTGCGCAACCCAAACGCGGCATCGAAACCATGTTTCAGAGTACGTACAGTAACCACATGAACCTGAGTTCTATCGCCGACAATAAAGCCAACATGATGATCAGCTTAAATGCCATTATTATGTCGGTAATTATTACGTATTTGGGCGCTAAAACTTCGGTTATTGGTACGGAGTTTACCCGCAATCCTATCCTCATGATTCCGGTAGGGATACTTTTAATTACTACCTTAGGCTCGGTCGTTTCGGCTATTATGTCGGCGCAACCAGAGGTTACCAGTTTTAACATCAAACCGAACAAAGTACAAAGCAAAAAAGTAAATCTGTTATTTTTTGGCAACTTCACCAAATTACCCCTCGAAGATTTTCAGGCGGGCATGTACGACCTGATGCGCGAAAAAGACGCGCTGTACACCAACATGATTACGGATATTTACTACCTGGGCGATGTATTAGCCAAAAAATACCGGCTGCTGCGCATTTCCTACACCATTTTCATGATTGGCTTAATTTTGACCGTAATTGCTTTTGTTATTGCGATTAGCCGGTAA
- a CDS encoding IS5 family transposase (programmed frameshift) codes for MVTKYEQIRFLSEALFRRLTGVHKATFEHMKAVLSEQIAKNKKVLGRPSRLSEADQVLMMLEYNREYRTYFHIAQSYQVSEATAFRLITRAENLLLQSGEFSLPGKKALLQSSISYQVVLVDATETRIERPPKKQRRYYSAKKKQHHLKTQMIVDKKSGKIICTHFAKGAVHDFQLFKCSQLKLPTPILLLADSGYQGIKKLIPQAHTPKKASKHYPLTRQDQQQNRALSSQRIKIENVFGFLKRFKIFATKYRNRRKRFGLRFNLFAAIANYDTI; via the exons ATGGTGACAAAATACGAACAAATCCGCTTTTTAAGCGAAGCTCTTTTCCGGCGCTTAACAGGGGTGCATAAAGCCACCTTTGAGCACATGAAAGCAGTTTTAAGCGAACAAATAGCCAAAAACAAGAAAGTTCTCGGTCGTCCTAGTCGCTTGTCGGAGGCCGATCAAGTATTGATGATGTTAGAATATAATCGGGAATACCGGACCTATTTTCACATCGCTCAGAGCTACCAAGTGAGTGAAGCCACGGCCTTCCGCTTGATTACACGAGCGGAAAATCTTTTACTCCAATCCGGGGAATTTAGCTTACCTGGCAAAAAAGCCCTTCTCCAAAGTTCCATCAGTTACCAAGTAGTACTGGTAGATGCTACGGAGACAAGAATCGAACGTCCCC CAAAAAAACAAAGACGCTACTACTCGGCTAAAAAGAAACAACATCATCTGAAAACACAAATGATAGTGGATAAGAAGAGCGGAAAAATCATTTGTACGCATTTTGCCAAAGGAGCAGTGCATGATTTCCAACTTTTTAAATGCAGCCAGCTTAAACTCCCAACTCCTATCCTGCTATTAGCGGATTCGGGTTATCAAGGAATCAAAAAGTTGATCCCGCAAGCCCATACCCCGAAGAAGGCCTCCAAACATTATCCTTTAACGCGGCAAGACCAGCAACAAAACCGAGCGTTGTCTTCCCAGCGAATCAAGATTGAAAACGTGTTTGGTTTTCTTAAACGATTCAAAATTTTTGCTACCAAGTATAGAAATCGTCGAAAGCGCTTTGGCTTACGCTTTAACCTCTTTGCTGCCATTGCTAATTACGACACTATCTAA
- a CDS encoding sulfite exporter TauE/SafE family protein produces the protein MEVEIIYLCFFAFLAGFIDSIVGGGGLIQTPAMLILLPHQPIASLLGTGKLAGISGTAAALLRYRKNVQIHWNNILPTAIAAFIFSFIGARAVSAIPTDKLRPLILILLIGVAIYTFWRKDFGSLHAPRLTATKEKLYGMMVGLAIGFYDGFFGPGTGSFLMFIFIGLFGFNFLAASVSAKIVNVATNLSALLYFVFTNQVIYHLGIPMAVCNVLGSSLGARLAIQKGTGFIRVFFLIVVTAIIGKFAHDSFFKN, from the coding sequence GTGGAAGTTGAAATAATTTACCTGTGCTTTTTTGCTTTTCTGGCGGGTTTTATAGATTCCATTGTGGGTGGCGGCGGCCTCATTCAAACGCCGGCTATGCTTATTTTACTGCCCCACCAACCCATTGCCAGCTTGCTAGGTACCGGCAAATTAGCCGGAATTTCCGGTACGGCGGCGGCCTTGTTGCGGTACCGGAAAAATGTGCAGATTCATTGGAACAATATCTTGCCCACCGCTATTGCTGCATTTATTTTTTCCTTTATCGGCGCCCGGGCGGTAAGTGCCATTCCTACGGATAAGTTACGGCCCTTAATTTTAATCTTACTCATTGGAGTAGCTATTTATACCTTTTGGCGGAAAGATTTTGGTAGTTTACATGCCCCGCGACTTACCGCAACTAAAGAAAAGTTGTACGGAATGATGGTAGGACTAGCCATTGGCTTTTACGATGGATTTTTTGGACCAGGTACGGGCAGCTTTCTGATGTTTATTTTTATCGGGCTGTTTGGATTTAATTTTCTGGCTGCCTCGGTCTCGGCCAAAATTGTAAATGTGGCTACCAACTTATCGGCCTTGCTTTACTTTGTTTTTACGAATCAGGTAATATACCACCTTGGCATTCCCATGGCAGTTTGTAATGTTTTAGGCTCTTCGTTGGGGGCTCGCCTGGCTATTCAGAAAGGAACAGGGTTTATCCGGGTGTTTTTTCTGATAGTAGTAACTGCGATTATCGGCAAGTTTGCCCACGATAGCTTCTTTAAAAATTAA
- a CDS encoding fasciclin domain-containing protein: MKKLIFTGAFMLAISAISVSEVSAQAMAKTKAAGSEKGVMVGGAMMVPSKNIVENALGSSDHTTLVAAVKAAGLVETLSGTGPFTVFAPTNAAFDKLPAGTVDELVKPENKEKLTSILTLHVVPGALRAKDLKDGQTLKSVNGETLTVSKKGGMVMINGAHVATADVISSNGVTHVIDTVILPAK; the protein is encoded by the coding sequence ATGAAAAAATTAATTTTTACCGGCGCTTTTATGCTGGCAATTTCCGCAATCTCTGTTTCTGAAGTTTCTGCTCAAGCAATGGCAAAAACCAAAGCGGCTGGCTCCGAAAAAGGAGTAATGGTAGGCGGCGCCATGATGGTGCCTTCTAAAAACATTGTGGAAAATGCCCTAGGCTCCAGCGATCATACTACCTTAGTAGCAGCTGTAAAAGCGGCTGGTTTAGTAGAAACGCTGAGTGGTACGGGTCCTTTTACCGTGTTTGCGCCAACCAACGCGGCCTTCGATAAATTACCCGCTGGCACTGTGGATGAGTTAGTAAAGCCGGAGAATAAAGAAAAACTAACTTCAATTCTTACCTTGCACGTAGTACCCGGGGCTTTACGCGCGAAGGACTTAAAAGACGGCCAAACTTTAAAATCCGTAAATGGCGAAACGCTGACGGTAAGCAAAAAAGGTGGTATGGTTATGATTAATGGCGCCCATGTAGCAACTGCTGACGTAATTTCCAGCAATGGCGTAACGCACGTAATTGATACAGTGATATTACCCGCTAAATAA
- a CDS encoding ATP-binding cassette domain-containing protein — translation MLAFIIGSTGHKGVDTSLIESKYKYQMVGWLQHMARSLHSFKLGNTANLGLQKTDYLVSHYITARRQHFGVLVTQYWGFIIFKTLITAALLILGCILVVQQQINMGQFVASEIIIILIMGSVEKLILKLDVVYDVLTSLEKVATVTELPLEENQGLQLDDEISEGGLTLQVKHLDFQAGEDAPWVLTGLNFRLDAGKIIGFAGLDAASQKAMVRVLLGMFPNYRGSITYNGLSLRDLDPASFRRQIGWLAESDEIIPGTILDNILYGQPAGSQSELMQILEIVGLSSVIQNLPKGLHTWLTGTPWTFSSNLYAKITLARCLLQKPRLLFIEDSRLTIEPAEKNKIYERLIQARPCTLVFISNTEAVLQRCEQILLFSDGRLAAEGTYADLQPNLHLQEIVKVSF, via the coding sequence ATGCTGGCTTTTATTATTGGCAGTACGGGCCACAAAGGGGTAGATACTAGTTTAATCGAGTCTAAATACAAGTACCAGATGGTAGGATGGCTGCAGCACATGGCCCGTTCGCTGCATTCTTTTAAACTAGGTAATACAGCCAATCTGGGATTGCAAAAAACCGATTATTTAGTAAGCCATTACATTACCGCCCGGCGGCAGCACTTTGGGGTGCTCGTTACGCAATACTGGGGCTTTATTATTTTTAAAACATTAATTACCGCGGCCTTGCTGATACTGGGTTGCATTTTAGTGGTGCAGCAGCAAATAAACATGGGCCAGTTTGTAGCTTCCGAGATTATCATCATTTTAATCATGGGTTCGGTAGAAAAACTAATCTTGAAACTAGATGTGGTGTACGATGTATTAACCAGCTTAGAGAAAGTAGCTACCGTAACAGAACTGCCCCTCGAAGAAAACCAAGGGCTGCAACTCGATGACGAAATTTCCGAGGGTGGCTTAACGCTCCAAGTAAAGCATTTAGATTTTCAGGCGGGCGAAGACGCACCGTGGGTCTTAACGGGATTAAACTTCCGGCTGGATGCCGGCAAAATCATAGGCTTTGCCGGCTTAGATGCCGCTAGCCAAAAAGCCATGGTCCGGGTACTGCTGGGTATGTTTCCGAATTACCGCGGCAGCATTACCTACAATGGCTTATCGCTCCGCGACCTGGACCCTGCTTCTTTCCGGAGACAAATAGGCTGGTTAGCGGAGTCTGACGAGATTATTCCGGGTACGATCCTGGACAATATTCTGTACGGACAGCCAGCCGGTTCGCAATCGGAGCTAATGCAAATATTAGAAATTGTTGGGCTCTCCTCGGTTATCCAAAACTTACCCAAAGGACTACATACCTGGCTTACCGGCACTCCTTGGACCTTTTCCAGCAACCTGTACGCTAAAATTACGCTGGCCCGCTGCTTGTTACAGAAACCCCGGTTACTCTTTATCGAAGATAGCCGATTAACCATTGAACCCGCAGAAAAAAATAAAATTTACGAGCGGCTCATTCAGGCGCGGCCCTGCACTTTGGTCTTTATTTCCAATACCGAAGCGGTATTACAGCGTTGCGAACAGATATTATTATTTAGCGATGGCCGCCTGGCGGCAGAAGGCACTTACGCCGATTTACAGCCTAATTTACATCTGCAGGAAATTGTAAAAGTATCTTTTTAA
- a CDS encoding IS5 family transposase, translating into MPKKKLKFTRQHFCALTTAQRQVIKEIIDNGRKRKHNLLEVVQAILRITRTGLQWRNLEGAYPPWPVVYYYFRKWQADGTWAQVLTALVRKERQRQKREEQASAVAVDSQSVKKASFISLETGIDGGKNVNGRKRHLAVDTLGLPLALHVSSAQEHDGQAGVELLWQLEQASNRLTLIRADQAYSGYFKDCAQLYEWSVEITQKPESQRGFVPQKGRWQVERSFAWLNFFRRLSKDYEKTTASSLCFLQLAFIDMLLARVPN; encoded by the coding sequence ATGCCGAAGAAGAAACTAAAGTTTACCCGTCAGCACTTCTGTGCGTTGACTACTGCCCAAAGGCAAGTTATAAAAGAAATTATTGACAATGGCCGGAAACGTAAACATAATTTGTTGGAGGTAGTGCAAGCCATTCTACGGATTACCCGTACTGGCCTGCAATGGCGGAACTTGGAAGGAGCTTATCCGCCCTGGCCAGTAGTGTATTACTACTTTCGCAAGTGGCAAGCCGATGGTACTTGGGCCCAAGTGTTAACCGCCTTGGTGAGAAAGGAGCGCCAAAGGCAAAAACGAGAGGAGCAAGCCTCGGCCGTGGCCGTGGATAGTCAGAGCGTGAAGAAAGCCAGTTTTATTTCCCTGGAAACAGGGATAGATGGCGGTAAAAACGTGAATGGGCGCAAACGGCATCTAGCCGTGGACACGTTGGGCTTACCGCTGGCCCTACATGTTTCTTCGGCCCAAGAGCACGATGGGCAAGCAGGGGTGGAACTGCTCTGGCAGCTGGAGCAAGCTTCTAATCGGCTCACCTTGATTCGAGCTGACCAAGCTTATAGCGGCTACTTTAAAGACTGTGCCCAGCTTTATGAGTGGTCAGTAGAGATCACGCAAAAGCCGGAAAGTCAAAGGGGATTTGTGCCCCAGAAAGGCAGATGGCAGGTAGAAAGAAGTTTCGCTTGGTTAAACTTCTTTCGCCGTTTGAGCAAGGATTATGAGAAAACTACCGCTTCTTCCCTCTGCTTTCTGCAGCTGGCTTTTATTGATATGCTTTTGGCAAGAGTACCTAACTAA
- a CDS encoding metallophosphoesterase, with protein MGAVDMSKNNTGFIFFWLTFFWVSSCTVHKPYYNRAAANWPQNTPPPASQLTYSVFLIGDVGAPAKNPLEPSLNLLRSQLQAAGEKSAVVFLGDNIYSYGLTEPGSPGRKTDEERMRTQLDILRGYTGEKYMIPGNHDWAQGQPGGLQSVIRQEVFVEEYLRDSTYASGNNFFVPDEGCPGPYEVFLQENLVLIALNSQWWLQSEERPYGPNNYCNVANEADALVQLEDIISKNSGKNIMVVGHHPLQSNGMHGGKFRVMDHIFPLTELNPALLIPLPVIGSIYPWARRYGGISQDIAYPKYQAYVNGLMAIFKKYPNVVYAAGHEHNLQHFKTGNVHTIVSGSGCKTQHLKLGGGTAQFGHEAKGYAIVNYYTTGEAWLEFWEPKANGDQGQLLYRTKLYLRQEGTPAQPTAPVAATVSFKDSSITVAANPKLYGAGQTKRFFLGTHYRREWATPVTMPLLDLQTEQNGLVPYRLGGGKQTASLRLRNEAGREFSLRSVNKNPAQILPNSMRQTLIRDILQDQISAQHPYGALILSPLAQAAGVYHVNPKLVYVPNDPGLGKYQENFKNQVAILEENPDEDHRNVASLGFAKNLVGTDKVLERRQQDNDNTVNEVSFARARLFDMLIGDWDRHEGQWRWVERKSDDERVFEPVPKDRDVVFFRADGFIPYLITRKWAVRNIQNFDYTYNDYIGLNLTALSTDRTFLASVTKEQWVAEAEKIKNNITDAVIDQAIQQWPTEIAKISGAEIAAKLKSRRDLLPQLAADYYTFLAKTVDVAGSDKREYFIVNRLNNQQTQVVVNNIRKDGTIGRLVYNRTFVINETKEIRLYGLGGDDVFKVSGQVQKGIRVRIIGGSDRDSITDNSTVNGLARKTVVYDTKTGNYLAFGPETKNETKAYKEVNQYNRTGEQAPYWGPRFSFAYNPDDKFFVGAGIVYRTHQFRKEPYAAEHRLAANYSFARSAYNVRYDADFKAVFSQYDLGLNAYVFGPQLLYNFFGEGNNTTADINQIKDYRVRFSRFYFSPTINKNVFSFLQVGLGPQYDHFRIDSAASGERARQLVQTSAERQGAFDVNNYLGLRFFLNLNAVSNEVNPYIGIRFLNEVTFNRELNRNKLQYTQVNSQVVFYLTPDFPFQLTWAGRVGAAHNFGDYRFYQANTLGGTTNLRGFNRTRFAGRSTVYANAEARIQLFRFNLYLFPGKFGALLFYDTGRVFADSDTSDKLFRGLHHGYGVGAWVDILNKAVFSGTYSIGGEARYFNLTYGFLF; from the coding sequence ATGGGCGCAGTGGATATGAGTAAAAATAATACGGGTTTTATCTTTTTCTGGCTTACATTCTTTTGGGTATCATCTTGTACGGTACACAAACCTTATTACAACCGGGCGGCTGCCAATTGGCCCCAGAACACCCCACCACCGGCTAGCCAACTTACGTATTCTGTTTTCTTAATTGGCGATGTAGGAGCGCCCGCCAAAAATCCGCTGGAACCTTCTTTGAACTTATTGCGGTCGCAATTACAAGCCGCCGGCGAAAAAAGCGCCGTGGTTTTTCTGGGCGATAATATTTACTCGTATGGCCTCACCGAACCCGGCAGCCCCGGCCGGAAAACCGATGAGGAACGCATGCGCACCCAACTGGATATTTTGCGGGGCTACACCGGCGAAAAGTACATGATTCCGGGTAACCACGATTGGGCCCAAGGGCAACCCGGCGGACTGCAATCAGTTATTCGCCAGGAAGTGTTTGTGGAAGAATACCTGCGCGATTCGACGTATGCGAGTGGTAATAATTTTTTTGTGCCCGACGAAGGTTGTCCTGGACCTTACGAAGTTTTTTTGCAGGAGAACCTGGTACTGATCGCCCTGAACTCGCAATGGTGGTTACAATCCGAAGAGCGACCTTACGGGCCCAATAATTACTGCAACGTGGCCAACGAAGCCGATGCCCTGGTACAACTGGAAGATATTATCAGCAAGAACAGCGGGAAAAATATCATGGTAGTAGGCCATCATCCTTTGCAAAGTAACGGCATGCACGGGGGCAAATTCCGGGTAATGGATCACATCTTTCCGCTCACCGAACTAAACCCCGCCTTGCTGATACCCTTACCGGTTATTGGTTCTATTTATCCGTGGGCGCGGCGTTACGGGGGCATCAGCCAGGATATTGCTTATCCCAAATACCAGGCGTACGTGAACGGCTTAATGGCTATTTTTAAAAAATACCCCAACGTAGTTTACGCGGCTGGGCACGAACACAATTTGCAGCATTTTAAAACCGGTAATGTGCACACCATTGTGAGTGGCTCGGGTTGTAAAACGCAGCATTTAAAATTAGGCGGCGGTACAGCCCAGTTCGGGCACGAAGCCAAAGGCTACGCCATTGTAAATTACTACACCACCGGCGAAGCCTGGCTCGAATTCTGGGAACCTAAAGCCAACGGCGACCAAGGGCAACTCCTGTACCGTACTAAATTATACTTACGGCAAGAAGGAACACCAGCCCAACCTACGGCCCCGGTGGCGGCTACGGTAAGTTTTAAAGACAGCAGCATTACGGTAGCGGCCAATCCGAAACTATACGGCGCCGGCCAAACCAAAAGGTTTTTCCTCGGCACGCACTACCGGCGCGAGTGGGCCACGCCGGTAACCATGCCCTTGCTGGATTTACAAACCGAACAAAACGGCCTCGTACCCTACCGCTTAGGCGGGGGCAAACAAACCGCCTCGCTGCGGTTGCGCAACGAAGCCGGTCGGGAGTTTTCGTTGCGGTCGGTGAATAAGAATCCGGCCCAGATCCTGCCTAACAGTATGCGGCAAACGCTCATCCGCGATATTCTGCAAGATCAAATTTCGGCGCAGCACCCCTATGGCGCCTTAATATTGTCGCCCCTAGCCCAGGCTGCCGGCGTATACCACGTTAATCCGAAGCTGGTGTACGTACCCAACGATCCAGGCCTGGGCAAATACCAGGAAAATTTTAAAAATCAGGTAGCTATACTGGAAGAAAACCCCGACGAAGACCACCGCAACGTAGCTAGTTTAGGCTTTGCGAAAAACCTGGTGGGCACCGATAAAGTACTCGAACGCAGGCAGCAAGACAATGATAATACGGTAAACGAAGTAAGCTTTGCCCGGGCGCGCTTATTTGACATGCTCATCGGCGACTGGGACCGGCACGAGGGCCAATGGCGCTGGGTAGAACGCAAAAGCGACGATGAACGGGTTTTTGAACCCGTGCCTAAAGACCGGGACGTGGTGTTTTTTAGAGCCGATGGTTTTATTCCTTATCTGATTACCCGCAAGTGGGCTGTCCGGAATATTCAGAATTTTGATTATACTTACAACGATTACATTGGCCTGAACTTAACCGCCCTGAGTACCGACCGTACCTTTTTAGCCTCGGTAACCAAAGAACAATGGGTAGCCGAAGCCGAAAAAATTAAAAATAACATCACCGACGCCGTAATTGATCAAGCCATTCAGCAGTGGCCCACCGAAATAGCTAAAATATCCGGTGCCGAAATAGCGGCCAAACTAAAATCCCGGCGCGATTTACTGCCCCAACTGGCCGCCGATTATTACACTTTCCTGGCGAAAACCGTGGATGTAGCTGGCAGCGATAAACGCGAATATTTTATAGTAAACCGGTTAAATAATCAGCAAACGCAGGTAGTAGTCAATAACATTCGTAAAGATGGCACCATTGGCCGCCTGGTCTATAATCGTACCTTCGTAATCAACGAAACCAAAGAAATTCGTTTGTATGGTTTAGGCGGCGATGATGTATTTAAAGTAAGTGGCCAAGTACAAAAAGGAATTCGGGTACGGATAATCGGGGGTAGCGACCGCGATTCTATTACGGATAATTCTACGGTAAATGGCTTAGCTCGCAAAACTGTGGTGTACGATACCAAAACGGGCAATTACCTGGCTTTCGGACCGGAAACCAAAAACGAAACCAAAGCCTACAAAGAAGTAAATCAGTATAACCGCACCGGCGAACAAGCGCCCTACTGGGGGCCCCGGTTCTCGTTTGCCTATAACCCCGACGATAAATTTTTCGTGGGCGCTGGGATTGTTTACCGCACGCACCAGTTCCGGAAGGAGCCGTACGCCGCCGAGCACCGCCTGGCCGCTAATTATTCTTTTGCCCGGTCGGCGTATAATGTGCGCTACGATGCCGATTTTAAGGCTGTTTTTTCGCAGTACGATTTAGGTTTAAATGCTTATGTTTTCGGGCCGCAACTGTTGTATAACTTTTTTGGCGAAGGTAATAATACCACTGCCGACATAAATCAGATTAAAGATTACCGGGTACGCTTTTCGCGGTTTTACTTTTCGCCCACTATCAACAAAAATGTATTTAGTTTCTTACAAGTAGGCCTTGGTCCGCAGTACGATCACTTCCGGATTGACTCGGCCGCCTCTGGCGAGCGGGCGCGGCAACTGGTCCAAACCAGCGCCGAAAGACAAGGAGCCTTTGATGTAAACAATTACCTGGGTTTGCGCTTTTTTTTAAATTTAAATGCCGTGAGTAATGAGGTTAACCCGTATATCGGCATCCGGTTTTTAAACGAAGTAACTTTTAACCGGGAATTAAACCGAAATAAACTACAATACACCCAAGTAAATTCGCAGGTAGTATTTTACCTTACCCCGGATTTTCCCTTTCAGCTGACTTGGGCCGGACGAGTAGGAGCGGCGCACAATTTTGGGGATTACCGTTTTTACCAAGCGAATACGTTGGGCGGCACAACTAACCTGCGCGGCTTTAACCGCACGCGTTTTGCCGGCCGTAGCACGGTATACGCCAACGCTGAGGCGCGTATTCAGTTATTCCGGTTTAATCTGTACTTGTTCCCGGGTAAGTTTGGTGCCTTGTTGTTCTACGATACCGGCCGGGTTTTCGCGGATTCTGACACTTCTGATAAATTATTCCGGGGTTTGCACCACGGCTACGGCGTAGGCGCTTGGGTTGATATTTTAAACAAAGCGGTATTCTCCGGTACGTATTCCATTGGCGGCGAAGCGCGTTATTTTAATTTAACCTATGGGTTTTTATTTTAG